A genomic region of Vitreimonas flagellata contains the following coding sequences:
- the phaC gene encoding class I poly(R)-hydroxyalkanoic acid synthase, protein MTDADGAETAAGPVSGAEAPMDAGSAAAPAPKPKRKRAAKAKPKAPSAEKPAAAEPVAAVKTAPAAKPPVEAPPALNEVIMAQTAESLAALSANLTQAMTRANQVLSTAFIDQAKDPANWQPDPLGMQMALNEVWSHLAQQPETLRDAHAQLWQRYAEIWQKHAAYMLTGNQPDEGPVRDKRFKDPEWRSNPAFSLLRESYLATSQFITDLVEKAEGVEDATKRKAVFYIKQAVDAASPSNFLLTNPAALRALFETGGESLLKGVENLAEDLKRGEGMLAISQTDLDAFKVGENVATTPGKIVFRNRVFELIQYNPTTEKVHEVPLLIFPPWINKFYILDLQPKNSMIRWLLDQGHTVFVVSWVNPGEDMAEVGFEDYMREGIYDAVEAVTKAANVDRMNTVGYCVGGTLLSATLAHMAKKGDKRIQSATFFASQADFKYAGDLLVFSDNEGIKFLEGEMDQHGGVLSAQTMANTFNALRSNDLVWNYVVDNYYIGKQPPPFDLLFWNADQTRMPKALHLFYLRKFYRDNALTEGKMTLLGEKLSLKDVTIPIFMQSSKEDHIAPAKSVYRSALSFGGPVEYIIAGSGHIAGVINHPSANKYQYWTNPNLKGALEDWQAFATEHPGSWWPHWDKWLTRISGDDVDARRPGDGELQPLCDAPGEYVKVRSE, encoded by the coding sequence ATGACGGATGCTGACGGCGCAGAAACTGCCGCGGGGCCGGTTTCAGGGGCTGAAGCGCCCATGGACGCTGGGAGCGCCGCCGCGCCCGCCCCAAAGCCCAAGCGCAAGCGCGCCGCCAAGGCCAAACCCAAGGCGCCGTCGGCGGAAAAGCCAGCCGCGGCGGAACCCGTGGCGGCGGTGAAGACGGCGCCTGCGGCCAAGCCCCCGGTTGAAGCGCCGCCCGCGCTCAACGAAGTCATCATGGCCCAGACCGCCGAGAGCCTGGCCGCGCTCTCCGCCAATCTCACCCAGGCGATGACGCGGGCGAACCAAGTCCTCTCCACCGCCTTCATCGATCAAGCCAAAGATCCCGCGAACTGGCAGCCGGATCCGCTCGGCATGCAGATGGCGCTCAACGAAGTCTGGTCACACTTGGCCCAACAGCCAGAGACGCTGCGCGACGCGCACGCGCAGCTCTGGCAGCGTTACGCCGAGATTTGGCAAAAGCACGCCGCCTACATGCTCACCGGCAATCAGCCCGACGAAGGCCCGGTGCGCGACAAGCGCTTCAAAGATCCAGAGTGGCGTTCGAACCCGGCGTTCTCGCTGCTGCGCGAGTCCTATCTCGCGACGTCGCAATTCATCACCGACCTCGTGGAGAAAGCCGAAGGCGTCGAAGACGCCACAAAGCGCAAAGCGGTTTTCTACATCAAGCAAGCCGTCGATGCGGCCTCGCCCTCGAACTTCCTGCTGACCAATCCGGCGGCGCTCCGCGCGCTTTTCGAAACCGGCGGTGAAAGCTTGTTGAAAGGCGTCGAAAATCTCGCCGAGGATTTGAAACGCGGCGAAGGCATGTTGGCGATCTCGCAGACCGATCTCGATGCGTTCAAGGTTGGCGAGAATGTCGCGACCACGCCGGGCAAGATCGTTTTCCGCAACCGCGTGTTCGAACTGATCCAATACAATCCGACCACCGAGAAGGTGCACGAAGTCCCGCTGCTGATCTTCCCGCCCTGGATCAACAAATTTTACATCCTCGATCTACAGCCGAAGAATTCGATGATCCGCTGGCTCTTGGATCAGGGCCACACCGTGTTCGTCGTCTCCTGGGTAAATCCCGGCGAGGACATGGCCGAGGTCGGCTTCGAAGATTACATGCGCGAGGGCATTTATGACGCCGTCGAAGCCGTCACGAAAGCCGCCAACGTCGATCGTATGAATACGGTCGGCTATTGCGTCGGCGGCACGTTGCTTTCGGCAACGCTCGCCCACATGGCCAAGAAGGGCGACAAGCGCATCCAGAGCGCTACCTTCTTCGCCTCTCAAGCCGATTTCAAATATGCGGGCGATCTTCTCGTCTTCTCCGACAACGAGGGCATCAAATTCCTCGAAGGCGAGATGGATCAGCACGGCGGCGTGCTGAGCGCGCAGACGATGGCCAACACCTTCAACGCGCTGCGCTCGAACGACCTCGTCTGGAATTACGTGGTCGACAATTATTATATCGGCAAGCAGCCCCCGCCGTTCGATCTGCTCTTTTGGAACGCCGATCAAACGCGCATGCCGAAAGCGCTGCACCTCTTCTATCTGCGCAAATTTTATCGCGACAACGCGCTGACCGAAGGCAAGATGACGCTTCTAGGCGAGAAGCTCTCGCTCAAGGACGTGACCATCCCGATCTTCATGCAGAGTTCAAAGGAAGATCACATCGCCCCGGCCAAGAGCGTGTATCGCAGCGCACTCTCGTTCGGCGGCCCAGTCGAATACATTATCGCCGGCTCCGGCCACATCGCTGGAGTCATCAACCACCCCAGCGCCAACAAATATCAGTATTGGACTAACCCAAACCTCAAAGGCGCGCTCGAAGATTGGCAAGCCTTCGCCACCGAACACCCCGGCTCCTGGTGGCCGCATTGGGACAAATGGCTGACGCGGATCAGCGGCGACGATGTAGACGCACGCCGCCCAGGCGATGGCGAGCTACAGCCGCTCTGCGATGCGCCGGGCGAATACGTGAAGGTGCGGTCGGAGTGA
- the rpsI gene encoding 30S ribosomal protein S9: MTDTTQGFESLGQIAGVPKGSGTEHIAIAREKKVDKFGRAYATGKRKNAVARVWVKPGKGNITINGKTSDAYFARPVLRMMINQPFKITDREGEFDVICTVTGSGLSGQAGAVRHGISKALADYEPALRPALKHAGFMTRDSRVVERKKYGRAKARRSFQFSKR, encoded by the coding sequence ATGACCGACACGACCCAAGGCTTCGAGTCTCTCGGCCAAATCGCAGGCGTCCCGAAGGGTTCGGGCACTGAACACATCGCCATCGCGCGCGAGAAGAAGGTCGACAAGTTCGGCCGCGCTTACGCCACCGGAAAGCGCAAGAACGCTGTCGCGCGCGTTTGGGTGAAGCCCGGCAAGGGCAACATCACGATCAACGGCAAGACGAGCGACGCGTATTTCGCGCGCCCGGTTCTGCGCATGATGATCAACCAGCCGTTTAAGATCACCGATCGCGAAGGCGAGTTCGACGTGATCTGCACGGTGACTGGCTCGGGCCTTTCTGGCCAAGCCGGCGCGGTCCGTCACGGCATTTCGAAGGCGCTGGCCGATTACGAGCCGGCGCTGCGCCCGGCGCTGAAGCACGCTGGCTTCATGACCCGCGACAGCCGCGTGGTCGAGCGTAAAAAGTATGGCCGTGCGAAGGCGCGCCGGAGCTTCCAATTCTCGAAGCGCTAA
- a CDS encoding RcnB family protein has product MKRTKKIAIATMAALMAAGPIGASAASAQQHRGDGGYQRNDRDDRRDNRRDAHWDQRQHNGFYLGNTFYRGQPTRAQEARRDYRPAYQQWRRGDRIPTSYRAHYRNVDWRRERLREPPRGYQYVRTDRGETLLVGIATGVILGLILSNN; this is encoded by the coding sequence ATGAAACGCACAAAGAAAATTGCGATCGCGACAATGGCGGCTCTGATGGCTGCCGGCCCGATCGGCGCGAGCGCTGCGTCTGCGCAGCAGCATCGTGGCGATGGCGGTTACCAGCGCAATGATCGTGACGATCGCCGCGACAACCGCCGTGACGCGCACTGGGATCAACGCCAACACAATGGCTTTTATCTTGGCAACACATTCTATCGCGGCCAGCCGACGCGTGCGCAGGAAGCGCGCCGCGACTATCGCCCTGCGTATCAGCAATGGCGCCGTGGTGATCGGATTCCCACGAGCTATCGCGCGCACTATCGCAACGTCGATTGGCGCCGTGAGCGTCTGCGCGAGCCGCCGCGCGGCTACCAATACGTCCGCACCGATCGCGGTGAGACGTTGCTGGTCGGCATTGCGACTGGCGTGATCTTGGGTCTCATCCTCAGCAACAACTAA
- a CDS encoding COX15/CtaA family protein encodes MSNDDVWPPREPWVGAWLLIVCALVLTMILVGGATRLTDSGLSITEWDLFKGLIPPLNDVRWAEEFALYQRTMEYQAQNNGMTIDEFKHIYWWEWGHRFLGKMIGVVYALPFFFFLFTGRLRGRFRLTILLFALGGLQGAIGWWMVTSGLFDRLDVSPFRLAIHLAMAFVILALGLWVALGAFAWPKQSSKLGLPRWAPFVLMAFVFVQIMLGALLAGSDGGPAYADWPKIGGEWIPSTAFGLEPLWHNFTEDHATQHLLHRSMGYVVGLLALLLALVGLIRGQGAARWAALAVGLVTLGQVALGIHTVLMVSPFWPSLLHQLGAAILWMAALVCARAAWR; translated from the coding sequence ATGTCCAACGATGACGTTTGGCCGCCGCGCGAGCCGTGGGTCGGCGCTTGGCTTCTGATCGTGTGCGCTTTGGTGCTGACGATGATCCTCGTCGGCGGCGCAACCCGGCTGACCGATAGCGGCCTCTCGATCACCGAATGGGATTTGTTCAAGGGGCTGATACCGCCGCTGAACGATGTGCGCTGGGCCGAGGAATTCGCGCTCTATCAGCGCACGATGGAATACCAAGCGCAGAACAACGGCATGACCATCGATGAGTTCAAACACATCTATTGGTGGGAATGGGGCCATCGCTTTTTGGGCAAGATGATCGGCGTCGTGTATGCGCTGCCGTTCTTTTTCTTCCTCTTCACCGGCCGCCTGCGTGGGCGTTTTCGCCTGACAATCCTGCTGTTTGCGCTGGGTGGCCTGCAGGGAGCGATTGGCTGGTGGATGGTGACGAGCGGTCTGTTCGATCGCTTGGACGTGAGCCCGTTCCGTCTCGCTATTCATTTGGCTATGGCGTTCGTGATTTTAGCGCTTGGCTTGTGGGTGGCGCTTGGCGCGTTCGCGTGGCCGAAGCAATCCTCGAAACTTGGTCTGCCGCGCTGGGCGCCGTTTGTGTTGATGGCGTTCGTGTTCGTGCAGATCATGTTAGGCGCGCTGCTCGCAGGCTCTGACGGCGGGCCAGCGTACGCGGATTGGCCGAAGATTGGCGGCGAGTGGATTCCGTCGACGGCCTTCGGGCTCGAACCGCTCTGGCACAATTTCACTGAGGATCACGCCACACAGCATTTGCTGCACCGAAGCATGGGCTATGTGGTCGGCTTACTGGCGTTGCTGCTGGCGCTGGTTGGCCTCATCCGCGGGCAGGGGGCGGCGCGCTGGGCGGCTTTGGCCGTAGGATTGGTCACGCTGGGGCAAGTCGCGCTGGGGATTCACACGGTTCTGATGGTTTCGCCGTTCTGGCCGAGCTTGTTGCACCAGCTGGGGGCGGCCATTTTGTGGATGGCGGCGCTGGTCTGTGCACGGGCGGCATGGCGGTAA
- a CDS encoding DUF2842 domain-containing protein — MNVRTRKAVGCFAFLAYLAIYALLAASLGVALFPILPAWAQLIYYAIAGIVWIFPLKPLFGWMNKAE; from the coding sequence ATGAACGTACGAACCCGTAAGGCCGTCGGATGCTTCGCTTTTTTGGCGTACCTGGCGATCTATGCCCTGCTCGCGGCCTCGCTTGGCGTGGCGCTTTTCCCGATCCTGCCCGCCTGGGCCCAGCTGATCTATTACGCCATCGCCGGAATCGTCTGGATTTTCCCGCTAAAGCCGCTCTTCGGCTGGATGAACAAAGCTGAATAG
- the rplM gene encoding 50S ribosomal protein L13, whose protein sequence is MRTLSTRSAKASEITNGWIVVDAEGVVVGRLASFIALRLRGKHRADFTPHADTGDNVIVINAEKVAFTGKKMTDKIYYRHTGHPGGIKERVAGKVLEGKHPERVLEKAVERMMPKESPLARKQLAKLHVYGGTEHPHAAQKPVTIDFKSKNRKNSRIG, encoded by the coding sequence ATGCGCACTCTTTCGACGCGCTCGGCCAAGGCCTCGGAAATCACCAACGGCTGGATCGTTGTGGATGCCGAAGGCGTGGTGGTCGGCCGCCTCGCTTCTTTCATCGCGCTGCGCCTTCGTGGCAAGCATCGCGCCGATTTCACGCCGCACGCCGACACCGGCGACAACGTGATCGTCATCAACGCTGAGAAGGTCGCCTTCACCGGCAAGAAGATGACCGACAAAATCTATTATCGCCACACCGGCCATCCGGGCGGCATCAAGGAGCGCGTCGCGGGCAAAGTGCTCGAAGGCAAGCACCCTGAGCGCGTCCTGGAAAAGGCCGTCGAGCGCATGATGCCGAAGGAAAGTCCGCTGGCGCGCAAGCAGCTCGCGAAGCTGCATGTGTACGGCGGTACGGAGCATCCGCACGCGGCGCAAAAGCCGGTGACGATCGATTTCAAATCCAAGAACCGCAAGAACTCGAGGATCGGCTAA
- the argC gene encoding N-acetyl-gamma-glutamyl-phosphate reductase, giving the protein MTAKVFIDGEAGTTGLQIRERLEKRRDIELVSIAHEKRKDADERQKLLNSADAVILCLPDDAAKEAVALIENGKTKVIDASTAHRVAPDWAYGFAEMSNDQRDKIAASRRISNPGCYPTGFIALVRPLVEAGIVPRDWPLSVNAVSGYSGGGKSMIAEFENTGAPEHTSVPFRIYAMAQKHKHAPEMREYTGLAHGPVFAPSVGRYLKGMLVEVPLPLWALKAKLADVHGALARAYEGERFVKVASLEEASATKTLDPEGLNGTNELKLYVFGHDEEARLVALLDNLGKGASGAAVQNMNIALGLDEGAGL; this is encoded by the coding sequence ATGACGGCAAAAGTTTTCATCGACGGCGAGGCGGGCACGACGGGTCTGCAAATCCGCGAGCGCTTGGAGAAAAGGCGCGACATCGAACTCGTCTCGATCGCGCACGAGAAGCGCAAGGATGCGGACGAGCGCCAGAAGCTGCTGAACAGCGCGGACGCTGTGATCCTGTGCCTGCCAGATGATGCGGCAAAGGAAGCGGTGGCGCTGATCGAGAACGGCAAGACCAAAGTGATCGATGCATCCACTGCGCATCGCGTGGCGCCGGATTGGGCCTATGGCTTTGCCGAGATGAGCAATGATCAGCGCGACAAGATTGCTGCGTCCAGGCGCATCTCCAATCCGGGCTGCTATCCGACAGGCTTTATCGCTCTGGTGCGGCCGTTGGTGGAGGCGGGGATCGTGCCGCGCGATTGGCCGCTCAGCGTCAACGCTGTCTCCGGCTATTCCGGCGGCGGCAAAAGCATGATCGCCGAGTTCGAAAACACCGGCGCGCCAGAACACACGAGCGTGCCATTCCGCATTTACGCGATGGCGCAAAAGCACAAGCACGCGCCGGAAATGCGCGAATACACCGGTCTCGCGCACGGACCGGTCTTTGCGCCGAGCGTGGGGCGTTACCTGAAGGGTATGCTGGTCGAAGTCCCGCTGCCGCTCTGGGCGCTGAAGGCAAAGCTTGCGGACGTGCATGGTGCTTTGGCGCGCGCGTATGAGGGCGAGCGCTTTGTCAAAGTGGCGTCGCTAGAAGAAGCGAGCGCGACGAAGACGCTTGATCCGGAAGGTCTGAACGGCACCAACGAATTGAAGCTCTACGTCTTCGGCCACGATGAAGAAGCGCGCTTAGTCGCGCTGCTCGACAATCTCGGCAAAGGCGCCAGTGGCGCGGCCGTGCAGAACATGAATATCGCGCTGGGCTTGGATGAGGGCGCGGGGCTTTAG